The Metabacillus sediminilitoris genome window below encodes:
- a CDS encoding small acid-soluble spore protein H, translated as MDSQRAQEIASSATMANVTYNGQNIYIEHVDQQNGTATIHPLDNPNEKQSVSVSSLNEQ; from the coding sequence ATGGACTCACAACGTGCACAAGAAATTGCTTCTTCAGCGACAATGGCTAATGTAACCTATAATGGACAAAATATTTATATTGAACATGTCGATCAGCAAAATGGAACAGCTACAATTCATCCACTTGACAATCCAAATGAAAAACAAAGTGTTTCTGTATCTAGCTTAAATGAACAATAG
- a CDS encoding VOC family protein, producing the protein MIKDFWINLPVENIDQSIEFYRNLGFTINKSHGQSDQAQLIIGDQQANVMLFHEAAFKNFTSHEIVDTKQATEVLLSISAESREEVDELANKAVKAGGKIFGEPAEHQGWMYGCGFTDLDGHRWNVLYMDMSKMANA; encoded by the coding sequence ATGATAAAAGATTTTTGGATAAATTTACCTGTTGAAAATATTGACCAATCAATCGAATTTTATCGCAATCTAGGCTTTACAATTAATAAGTCTCATGGTCAAAGTGATCAAGCGCAATTAATTATCGGGGATCAGCAAGCTAATGTGATGCTTTTTCATGAAGCTGCTTTTAAAAATTTTACGAGCCATGAAATTGTTGACACAAAGCAAGCTACTGAAGTTTTACTTTCTATTAGTGCGGAAAGCAGAGAAGAAGTAGATGAATTAGCAAATAAAGCGGTAAAGGCTGGCGGGAAAATCTTTGGCGAACCTGCAGAACATCAAGGCTGGATGTATGGCTGCGGATTTACTGACTTGGATGGTCATCGCTGGAATGTATTATATATGGATATGAGTAAGATGGCGAATGCGTAA
- a CDS encoding fatty acid--CoA ligase family protein, with product MNLSSRLSQTVKEYGDKPAFIFEGTETSYSQLEGEINKFANRLRELGIKKGDHVAIILGNSPYFVISLYGALKVGATIIPVNPIYTPYEIAYIINNGDVKAVVTLDLLIPLLENLHERIQMIEHIIVCETPLSENKEELDITKLSIFHKMVSFTKLLSTSSSQFDGPVLEDEDVAVILYTSGTTGKPKGAMLTHKNLYSNAIDTANYLKISKNDVIVTALPMFHVFCLTVALNAPLMNGATLLIVPRFSPQVITHLIKTYHATLFAGVPTMYNFLLQYENASQEDVQTLRLCISGGASMPVALLKGFEQKYKVIVSEGYGLSEASPVTCFNPLDRPRKPGSIGTSIINVENKVVNELGEECQPNQVGELIVKGPNVMKGYYKMPEETAYTIRDGWLYTGDLARQDEEGYFYIVDRKKDMIIVGGYNVYPREVEEVIYSHRDVVEVAVLGVPDSNLGEAVKCFVVVKNNELTEELLIEYCKEHLAKYKVPGSIEFLEELPKNTTGKILRRALKQQILQK from the coding sequence ATGAATTTATCTTCACGGTTATCACAAACAGTAAAAGAGTATGGCGATAAGCCAGCGTTTATTTTTGAAGGGACTGAAACGTCATATTCGCAACTTGAGGGAGAAATTAACAAATTTGCGAATCGTTTACGAGAGTTAGGAATTAAAAAAGGCGATCACGTAGCCATTATTTTAGGAAACTCACCGTATTTTGTCATTTCATTGTATGGGGCATTAAAAGTAGGAGCAACCATCATTCCAGTAAATCCAATTTATACACCATATGAAATCGCTTATATCATTAATAATGGGGATGTAAAAGCAGTGGTTACATTAGATCTTCTCATTCCATTATTAGAAAACCTACATGAGCGGATACAAATGATTGAGCATATCATTGTGTGTGAAACCCCCCTTAGTGAAAACAAAGAAGAGCTAGATATTACAAAGCTATCAATCTTCCATAAGATGGTATCATTTACAAAACTACTTTCAACAAGTTCTTCCCAATTTGATGGCCCAGTGTTGGAAGATGAAGATGTAGCGGTTATTCTATATACATCAGGTACAACTGGAAAGCCCAAGGGAGCTATGCTTACACATAAAAATTTATACAGTAATGCAATTGATACTGCGAACTATTTGAAAATATCTAAAAATGACGTAATTGTAACAGCCTTGCCAATGTTTCATGTTTTCTGTTTAACCGTAGCTTTAAATGCTCCGTTAATGAACGGTGCTACATTACTGATTGTCCCTAGATTTAGCCCGCAAGTGATTACACATTTAATTAAAACTTATCATGCAACATTGTTTGCTGGTGTTCCAACAATGTACAATTTTTTACTTCAATATGAGAATGCAAGTCAGGAAGATGTACAAACATTAAGATTATGTATATCTGGCGGTGCTTCTATGCCAGTTGCTTTATTAAAGGGCTTTGAGCAAAAATACAAGGTTATTGTTTCAGAAGGATATGGTTTATCTGAAGCGTCGCCTGTGACATGTTTCAACCCGCTTGATCGACCTAGAAAACCGGGTTCGATTGGTACAAGTATTATCAATGTAGAAAATAAAGTTGTTAATGAATTAGGTGAAGAATGTCAGCCGAATCAAGTTGGTGAGCTCATCGTAAAGGGACCTAATGTCATGAAAGGGTATTATAAAATGCCAGAGGAAACAGCTTATACGATTCGTGATGGATGGCTATATACAGGTGATCTAGCAAGACAAGATGAAGAAGGCTATTTCTATATAGTTGACCGTAAGAAGGATATGATTATCGTTGGCGGATATAATGTGTATCCACGTGAAGTAGAAGAGGTTATATACAGTCATCGTGATGTTGTAGAGGTTGCTGTATTAGGTGTCCCTGACTCTAATCTTGGTGAAGCTGTTAAATGTTTTGTTGTTGTAAAAAACAATGAGTTAACAGAAGAATTGTTAATTGAATACTGTAAAGAACATTTAGCGAAGTATAAAGTTCCAGGTTCTATCGAATTTTTAGAAGAACTTCCTAAAAATACGACAGGTAAAATTTTAAGAAGAGCTCTTAAACAACAAATTTTACAAAAATAG
- a CDS encoding ABC transporter substrate-binding protein, with the protein MKKGMKLGVGLMLASFLAITGCGNNDSSKEGASQGSGSEGGKTYKIGVNQIVEHQSLDSALEGFKAALKEKGLEVEYDVQIAQGDQNNSQTIATNFVGDGVDLIFANSTPSAQSALNATSDIPIVFTSVTDPVGASLVKSFEEPGANITGTTDTHPDAIPNTVKFINENIEGNKVGMIYNSGEQNSVAQIDLVKEAMKGTELEVVEASVSTSAEVKQATESLVGKVDSLYVITDNTVVSALESVIGVASDSDIPLFVGELDSVKRGGFAAYGFDYYDIGFEAGEMAASILTGEKKASELPVQYPQKLKLQINAKAAEDMGIEIKEEWKEEAEIIE; encoded by the coding sequence ATGAAAAAGGGTATGAAATTGGGAGTAGGTTTGATGTTAGCTAGCTTTCTAGCAATCACAGGCTGTGGCAATAATGATAGTTCAAAAGAAGGAGCAAGTCAGGGGTCAGGTTCAGAAGGTGGAAAAACCTATAAAATTGGTGTGAACCAAATTGTTGAGCATCAATCACTTGATTCAGCATTAGAAGGATTTAAAGCAGCTTTAAAGGAAAAGGGATTAGAAGTTGAATATGATGTTCAAATCGCCCAAGGTGATCAAAATAATAGCCAAACAATTGCAACAAACTTTGTTGGGGATGGAGTCGATTTAATCTTCGCTAACTCAACACCAAGTGCTCAAAGTGCATTAAATGCAACATCTGATATTCCGATTGTTTTTACATCTGTAACAGATCCAGTTGGAGCAAGTTTAGTAAAAAGCTTTGAAGAGCCGGGTGCAAACATTACTGGTACAACAGACACACACCCAGATGCGATTCCAAATACAGTTAAATTCATTAATGAAAATATCGAAGGTAATAAAGTAGGAATGATTTATAATTCTGGTGAGCAAAACTCTGTTGCACAAATTGACCTTGTTAAAGAGGCGATGAAAGGCACTGAGTTAGAAGTTGTAGAAGCATCTGTATCAACATCAGCAGAAGTAAAGCAAGCGACAGAATCATTAGTTGGAAAAGTAGATTCATTATACGTAATCACAGATAATACGGTTGTTTCAGCACTTGAAAGTGTCATAGGTGTTGCAAGTGATTCAGACATTCCGTTATTTGTCGGTGAATTAGATTCTGTAAAACGTGGCGGATTCGCGGCATACGGATTTGACTACTATGATATCGGCTTTGAAGCGGGAGAAATGGCTGCAAGTATTTTAACTGGTGAGAAGAAAGCAAGTGAGCTTCCCGTTCAATATCCACAAAAGCTGAAATTACAAATTAACGCAAAAGCAGCAGAAGATATGGGAATTGAGATTAAGGAAGAATGGAAAGAAGAAGCAGAAATTATTGAATAA
- a CDS encoding ABC transporter permease gives MFTALFGSVESGLIYAIMALGVYLSFRILDFPDLTVDGSFVTGAAISAVLIVNGVNPFLATLVALMIGFLAGCITGLLHTKGNINPLLAGILMMIALYSINLRIMGKSNVPLLQEDTVFTLILDFWNKLGIDAFLQQLFVSIGLEGFIPKTWSIVVTMLVLILVMKYLLDYFLKTEIGLAIRAVGDNQNMITSFSANTDMLKIVGLGLSNALVAFSGAFVAQYGGFSDIGMGIGMIVIGLASVIIGEAIVGVKTIMRATVAVIIGAIIYRLIVAMALRVNFLDTGDMKLITALIVIGALVIPQIIEKQKDQRKRNLRRKRGVSVATTKADL, from the coding sequence ATGTTTACAGCCCTATTTGGATCAGTAGAGTCAGGCTTAATCTATGCGATTATGGCTCTAGGAGTATACCTGTCATTTCGAATATTAGACTTCCCAGATTTAACAGTCGACGGTAGCTTTGTAACAGGTGCTGCAATAAGCGCTGTTCTGATTGTTAATGGTGTTAATCCTTTCTTAGCTACATTAGTCGCATTAATGATTGGCTTTTTAGCTGGCTGTATCACAGGGTTGCTGCATACGAAAGGAAATATTAACCCACTATTAGCGGGGATTTTAATGATGATTGCCCTATATTCGATTAATCTTAGAATTATGGGGAAATCAAATGTACCACTTTTACAAGAAGACACTGTGTTTACACTTATTTTGGATTTCTGGAATAAGCTTGGGATTGATGCCTTTTTACAGCAGCTTTTCGTATCAATTGGCTTAGAAGGATTTATTCCAAAAACATGGTCAATTGTTGTAACGATGCTCGTTTTAATTTTAGTTATGAAATATTTATTAGACTATTTCCTAAAAACAGAGATAGGTCTTGCGATTCGCGCAGTTGGTGATAATCAAAATATGATTACAAGCTTTTCAGCGAATACAGACATGTTAAAAATTGTTGGTCTTGGACTTTCAAATGCACTTGTTGCATTTTCAGGTGCGTTTGTAGCTCAATATGGTGGATTTAGTGATATAGGTATGGGAATTGGTATGATCGTAATTGGTTTAGCTTCTGTCATTATTGGTGAAGCAATTGTTGGTGTGAAAACGATCATGCGTGCAACTGTGGCTGTTATTATTGGTGCGATTATTTACCGTTTGATTGTCGCAATGGCGCTTCGTGTGAATTTCTTAGACACAGGTGACATGAAACTTATTACCGCACTTATTGTTATCGGTGCACTAGTTATCCCGCAAATTATTGAGAAACAAAAGGACCAACGGAAAAGAAACTTACGCAGAAAGAGGGGTGTAAGTGTTGCTACAACTAAAGCAGATCTATAA
- a CDS encoding ABC transporter ATP-binding protein produces MLQLKQIYKVFNEGSVDEKVALNHLSLDLNEGDFVTVIGSNGAGKSTLLNAIAGRLIPDEGDVLIKDKLMNHVREHQRSRYIGRVFQDPMAGTSPTLTIEENLAIAYSRVHKRTLKPGVTSKRRMYFKEQLEMLGLGLENRLSAKVGLLSGGERQALSLLMATFTKPDILLLDEHTAALDPSRAELITSLTKKLVENGNLTTLMITHNMQQAVDLGNRLIMMDKGNIVFKAEGEEKQGLTVTSLLEEFSKIKSGGTLSDKALLI; encoded by the coding sequence TTGCTACAACTAAAGCAGATCTATAAGGTTTTTAATGAAGGTTCAGTAGATGAAAAGGTGGCATTAAACCATCTGTCATTAGATTTAAATGAGGGTGATTTTGTCACAGTTATTGGTAGTAATGGTGCCGGGAAATCAACATTACTAAACGCGATTGCCGGCCGACTGATTCCAGATGAAGGAGATGTTCTGATAAAAGATAAGTTGATGAATCATGTACGTGAACATCAACGCTCAAGATATATCGGACGTGTCTTTCAAGATCCTATGGCTGGTACATCACCAACGCTTACAATAGAGGAAAACCTGGCGATAGCGTATTCCCGTGTTCACAAACGTACGTTAAAACCTGGTGTTACATCTAAGCGACGTATGTATTTTAAGGAACAGTTAGAGATGTTGGGATTAGGACTTGAAAATCGTTTATCAGCTAAGGTTGGTCTTCTTTCTGGTGGTGAACGCCAAGCACTTTCATTACTAATGGCAACATTTACTAAACCTGATATTTTATTATTAGATGAACATACTGCAGCACTTGATCCATCACGAGCAGAGCTGATAACCAGTTTAACAAAAAAGCTTGTTGAAAATGGAAACTTAACAACATTAATGATTACACATAACATGCAACAGGCAGTTGATTTAGGAAATCGTCTTATTATGATGGATAAAGGAAATATTGTGTTTAAAGCAGAAGGAGAGGAAAAACAAGGACTCACTGTTACCTCCTTGCTTGAAGAATTCTCTAAAATAAAATCTGGCGGTACATTATCTGACAAAGCTTTGCTTATATAA
- a CDS encoding STAS domain-containing protein, translating into MNRPIPINISGTEALNSIGENIIIADKEFTITWMNTKATVSLTAIAPLFGLTKAEDMIGLKMDYFHKKPIYQRNIMKELQEGHRARINIRGKFVADIVITTIKSNNNPEQIEGYMVMLMDVTLQAEEEMKKEKLIKDLSAPILNIWEKTIALTLVGELDLSRGETLISTVLEECVSKGIEYVMISLRGINSFDDSVRQNLQKLYDCLKLIGVEFIVVGIKPKLALNIREFRDILTFSDAHAGLKYIISCQGKKLER; encoded by the coding sequence ATGAATCGACCAATACCCATTAATATATCAGGTACAGAAGCTTTAAATAGTATTGGAGAAAATATTATTATCGCTGATAAGGAATTTACTATTACATGGATGAATACAAAAGCAACTGTATCTCTTACAGCAATTGCACCATTGTTTGGTCTGACAAAAGCAGAGGACATGATCGGATTAAAGATGGATTATTTTCATAAAAAACCTATTTACCAACGAAATATTATGAAAGAATTGCAGGAAGGCCATAGAGCAAGAATTAATATTCGTGGAAAATTTGTTGCTGATATCGTCATTACAACTATTAAAAGTAATAATAATCCAGAACAAATTGAAGGCTACATGGTGATGCTAATGGATGTCACCTTACAAGCAGAGGAAGAAATGAAAAAAGAAAAGTTAATCAAGGATTTATCAGCCCCAATACTAAATATTTGGGAGAAAACGATTGCCTTAACGCTGGTAGGTGAATTAGACTTATCTCGTGGAGAAACCCTCATATCAACTGTTTTAGAGGAATGTGTTTCTAAGGGTATTGAATATGTCATGATCAGTCTAAGAGGGATTAACAGTTTTGATGACAGTGTTAGACAAAATCTCCAAAAATTATATGATTGTTTGAAATTAATTGGAGTAGAATTTATTGTTGTCGGAATAAAACCAAAATTAGCCCTGAATATTCGAGAATTTAGAGATATCCTTACATTTAGTGATGCACATGCCGGTTTAAAATACATAATTAGTTGCCAAGGTAAAAAATTGGAAAGATAA
- the nagB gene encoding glucosamine-6-phosphate deaminase — protein sequence MKIIEVKDYQEMSQAAAEYIIKKINQSPNLTLGLATGGTPKGVYEHLIEDHKRNGTSYAHVTSFNLDEYIGLSKEDHNSYYQYMYENLFKHININPSSTNIPSGVNSDLQAECAEYERKIQQHGGIDLQLLGIGSNGHIGFNEPGTSFQSKTHVVDLAPSTREANARYFDNLEEVPTQAITMGINTIVKSKEILLLVSGKAKQDAVVKLFNGDVSESFPASILKEHQNTTVIVDEEALNGIKNVKIFQ from the coding sequence TTGAAGATAATTGAAGTGAAAGACTATCAAGAAATGAGTCAGGCAGCTGCTGAATATATCATTAAAAAGATAAATCAATCACCTAATTTAACGCTTGGTTTAGCTACTGGAGGAACACCAAAAGGAGTTTACGAACATTTAATTGAGGATCATAAGCGAAATGGTACATCATATGCTCATGTTACTAGTTTTAATTTAGATGAATATATCGGGCTTTCAAAGGAAGATCATAATAGTTACTATCAATACATGTATGAAAACCTATTTAAGCACATTAATATCAATCCTTCATCAACAAATATCCCCTCTGGCGTAAATTCAGATTTACAAGCAGAGTGTGCTGAGTATGAAAGGAAGATTCAGCAACATGGCGGAATCGATCTTCAGTTATTAGGTATTGGCAGTAACGGTCATATTGGGTTTAATGAACCTGGAACTTCCTTTCAATCAAAGACACATGTTGTAGATTTGGCTCCATCAACAAGAGAAGCAAATGCTCGCTATTTCGACAATTTAGAAGAAGTTCCAACACAAGCCATTACGATGGGGATCAATACAATTGTAAAAAGTAAGGAAATCTTGCTTTTAGTATCCGGCAAAGCAAAGCAAGATGCGGTTGTTAAACTGTTTAATGGAGATGTAAGCGAAAGCTTCCCGGCATCTATTTTAAAAGAGCATCAGAATACGACTGTAATTGTGGATGAAGAAGCTTTAAACGGAATAAAAAATGTGAAAATATTTCAATAA
- the nagA gene encoding N-acetylglucosamine-6-phosphate deacetylase, with translation MNSFSAKVILQQGTIYAENQVIQNGYIKIDDGKIIEVGSLNQLPNTSEYQIINVPDNYSIIPGMIDVHIHGANGSDTMDATKEALDVMASTLPREGTTSFLATTMTEDTDAIDKALQNASDYINSLQTSGQAEIIGIHLEGPFIHKEKAGAQPIKHILQPNVDLFKKWQALADNHIKLVTLAPEQPGGSELLHYLKNQGIVASMAHSEATYDQAIEAIENGVSHITHLFNQMTGLHHRDPGIVGAAFLNKDVMVEIIADGIHVRPEMVKLSFNQITDERMILITDSMRAKWLENGVYDLGGQMVTVKDGKALLDEDTLAGSVLKMKDAFKNIQEFTNCTIKSAIKMTSENPAKQLNLFNRKGSIALGKDADIVVLDEQMDVFMTLCNGKIAFTK, from the coding sequence ATGAATTCATTTTCAGCAAAAGTAATTCTTCAACAAGGAACAATTTATGCAGAAAATCAAGTCATTCAAAATGGTTATATTAAGATAGATGACGGTAAAATTATTGAAGTTGGATCTTTAAATCAACTTCCGAACACATCTGAGTATCAAATAATAAATGTTCCTGACAACTATAGTATTATCCCAGGCATGATCGATGTCCATATTCATGGAGCAAATGGCAGCGATACAATGGATGCTACGAAGGAAGCGTTAGATGTAATGGCATCAACACTTCCGCGTGAAGGAACAACTAGCTTTTTAGCAACAACGATGACAGAGGATACAGATGCTATAGATAAGGCATTACAAAATGCTAGTGATTATATTAATTCCTTACAAACATCCGGTCAGGCAGAAATTATCGGCATTCATTTGGAAGGCCCATTTATTCATAAAGAAAAAGCTGGTGCACAGCCAATTAAGCATATTTTACAGCCAAATGTTGATCTCTTTAAGAAATGGCAAGCACTCGCAGACAATCATATTAAGCTTGTTACCCTTGCACCTGAGCAACCAGGTGGCAGTGAACTTTTACATTATCTTAAAAATCAAGGCATTGTCGCTTCTATGGCTCATTCCGAGGCAACATATGATCAAGCAATAGAAGCGATCGAAAATGGTGTTAGTCATATCACACACCTTTTCAACCAGATGACAGGTCTGCACCATCGCGATCCAGGCATTGTTGGCGCAGCATTTCTAAACAAAGATGTTATGGTCGAAATTATAGCTGATGGTATTCATGTACGACCAGAAATGGTGAAACTATCCTTCAATCAAATTACTGATGAACGCATGATATTAATAACTGATTCAATGAGAGCGAAATGGCTGGAAAACGGGGTATATGACCTAGGAGGCCAAATGGTAACAGTAAAGGATGGGAAAGCTTTACTAGATGAAGATACCTTAGCTGGTAGTGTATTAAAAATGAAGGATGCTTTTAAAAATATTCAAGAATTTACAAATTGCACTATAAAAAGCGCCATAAAAATGACCTCGGAAAACCCTGCAAAACAATTGAATCTATTTAACCGCAAAGGAAGCATTGCCCTTGGAAAGGATGCGGATATTGTTGTACTTGATGAACAGATGGATGTATTTATGACTTTATGTAATGGAAAAATCGCATTTACAAAGTAA